From a single Brassica oleracea var. oleracea cultivar TO1000 chromosome C5, BOL, whole genome shotgun sequence genomic region:
- the LOC106293153 gene encoding methylesterase 17-like: MAEENQEETLVLKPRSKPPHFVLIHGISLGSWCWYKIKCLMEVSGFTVTCIDLKSSGIDPSSADSLTSFDQYNQPLTDFLSSLPEQEQVILVGHSAGGLSVTSSIHKFPKKISLAVYIAATMLKFGFQTDEDLKDGVPELSEHGDVYELGFGLGPEHPPTSALIKPEYRRKLLYHMSPQQECALAALLMRPGPVLALTTAKVEEKGQEVEEHVPRVYIKTLHDRVMKPEQQEAMMKKWPPREAYEVDSDHSPFFSNPFVLFGLLIKAAVSVGSPI, translated from the exons ATGGCGGAGGAGAATCAAGAAGAAACCCTAGTCTTGAAACCAAGAAGTAAACCACCTCACTTCGTGTTAATACACGGCATAAGCTTAGGATCATGGTGCTGGTACAAAATCAAATGTCTCATGGAAGTCTCTGGCTTCACCGTCACTTGCATCGACCTCAAATCCTCCGGCATCGATCCTTCCTCTGCCGATTCTCTAACTTCCTTCGACCAATACAACCAACCACTCACCGACTTCCTCTCCTCCTTACCCGAACAAGAACAG GTGATACTAGTGGGTCACAGTGCAGGAGGGCTTAGCGTAACGAGCTCGATACATAAATTCCCTAAGAAAATCTCTCTAGCTGTTTATATTGCAGCTACAATGCTCAAATTCGGGTTTCAGACCGATGAAGATTTGAAAGAT GGAGTGCCTGAACTATCAGAACATGGTGATGTCTATGAGCTTGGTTTCGGTTTAGGACCCGAGCATCCGCCGACCAGTGCCCTTATCAAACCGGAGTACCGTCGAAAGCTCCTTTACCACATGAGTCCTCAACAG GAATGTGCGTTGGCTGCGTTACTAATGAGACCAGGTCCGGTTCTGGCGCTAACGACAGCAAAAGTTGAAGAAAAAGGACAAGAAGTGGAGGAGCACGTGCCGCGCGTGTATATCAAGACGTTGCACGACCGGGTGATGAAACCGGAGCAGCAGGAGGCGATGATGAAAAAGTGGCCACCGAGAGAAGCGTACGAAGTGGACAGTGACCATTCACCTTTCTTCTCTAACCCTTTTGTGCTCTTTGGTTTACTCATCAAAGCTGCCGTTTCTGTTGGTTCCCCTATCTAA
- the LOC106294664 gene encoding cytochrome b-c1 complex subunit 8 has protein sequence MGKQPVKLKAVVYALSPFQQKIMTGLWKDLPEKIHHKVSENWISATLLVTPVLGTYWYAQQFQEQEKLEHRF, from the exons ATGGGGAAGCAGCCGGTGAAGTTGAAGGCGGTGGTATACGCGCTTTCGCCGTTCCAGCAGAAGATAATGACCGGACTCTGGAAGGATCTCCCTGAGAAGATCCACCACAAGGTCTCCGAGAATTGGATCAGCGCCACTCTCCTCGTCACCCCGGTCCTCGGAACCTACTG GTATGCTCAGCAGTTCCAGGAACAGGAGAAACTCGAGCACAGGTTCTGA
- the LOC106292367 gene encoding replication protein A 70 kDa DNA-binding subunit B-like translates to MELTALADIKPFKSEWRIQVKVLHTWKHYTKLSGETLEIILSDAHGTKILASCKKTYFEKFAKKVHVGMWRNIENFSINGPGVSYRPTNHQYKINFIYGTDITPSTLQNDSMFLSLVDFQTIQQGVEDENILIDVIGEVTDLGSLDTVLCSGKERKKIEFSLTDLQGRRIACCLWGKFAESIHANCKAVGGDTVICLLRFVKVGTYRDEVQISNSYDASQIFFNPPIMESEAFLKRDVASNALTLVESEQDKLEREIRRDKWMQYPIRDIAELLSSTQIEQCRVIATIYAIDKDWGWYYFGCKACNKKVNKISTKVQIVKGNEITTHLWWCEKCDDKVTKVLPKFRIHVWVKDGTGEAYLMLLDWIAVGVIPETAAALLNGSFEELQDIESFPEAVTDLVGKTFMFGIYIESNNVASKGGMYKVGKVWKDLSMLLTGGSTTESWTHSDVGTSNLSGSQTKLKESSLNVLRGFEQMPRNLLPAFSNSDSVKQHNENMWSTSQVNESEKEDDLESSLDHNFTDEGEDYSDQSYDDVSSEDSDSHEVGSDNTEEISDTSHVPDEQRARILTMADIFKTMFQGGQSSSTTPLPKLNTTRN, encoded by the exons ATGGAACTCACCGCTTTGGCTGACATCAAACCATTCAAGTCAGAATGGCGTATTCAAGTTAAGGTGCTCCATACCTGGAAGCATTACACAAAACTTTCAGGAGAAACATTGGAAATCATTCTGTCTGATGCACAT GGAACTAAAATTCTTGCGTCCTGTAAGAAAACATACTTTGAGAAGTTTGCAAAAAAAGTACATGTTGGAATGTGGAGAAACATTGAAAATTTCTCCATCAATGGCCCCGGTGTTTCCTACAGGCCTACCAATCATCAATACAAGATCAATTTCATCTATGGAACTGATATCACTCCGTCAACCCTGCAAAACGACAGCATGTTTCTCAGTTTGGTTGATTTCCAGACTATTCAACAGGGAGTAGAAGATGAAAACATCTTAATTG ATGTTATTGGAGAAGTGACGGATTTGGGATCTCTTGACACAGTTCTGTGTTCTGGTAAAGAAAGAAAGAAAATTGAGTTCAGTTTGACAGACCTTCA AGGCCGTAGGATTGCTTGCTGTCTATGGGGAAAATTTGCTGAAAGCATTCATGCTAATTGCAAAGCAGTTGGTGGAGATACTGTTATCTGTCTCTTACGTTTTGTGAAAGTCGGCACCTATAGAG ATGAGGTTCAAATTTCAAATTCATATGATGCTTCTCAAATATTTTTCAACCCGCCAATAATGGAGAGTGAGGCCTTTTTGAAAAG GGATGTTGCATCCAATGCTTTGACATTGGTTGAATCCGAACAAGACAAACTTGAAAGGGAGATTAGACGCGATAAATGGATGCAATACCCAATCAGAGACATTGCAGAGCTACTATCTTCAACTCAG ATTGAGCAATGCAGAGTCATTGCCACAATTTATGCAATTGACAAGGATTGGGGATGGTACTATTTTGGATGCAAAGCTTGCAACAAAAAGGTCAACAAGATTTCAACAAAAGTTCAAATCGTCAAGGGGAATGAGATAACAACTCATTTGTGGTGGTGTGAAAAGTGTGATGATAAAGTCACTAAAGTCTTGCCAAA GTTCAGGATTCATGTATGGGTGAAAGATGGTACTGGAGAAGCTTACCTAATGTTACTTGACTGGATTGCAGTCGGAGTTATTCCTGAAACTGCTGCTGCCTTGCTCAACGGTTCATTTGAGGAG CTACAAGATATTGAATCTTTTCCTGAGGCCGTTACTGATTTGGTTGGAAAGACTTTCATGTTTGGTATTTACATTGAGAGTAACAATGTTGCTAGCAAAGGTGGGATGTATAAAGTTGGTAAAGTATGGAAAGATCTAAGTATGCTACTGACTGGTGGTAGCACCACCGAGTCATGGACTCACTCTGATGTGGGAACTTCTAATTTAAGTGGTTCACAG ACAAAGCTAAAGGAAAGCAGCCTCAATGTTCTAAGAGGATTCGAGCAAATG CCTAGGAATCTTTTACCAGCCTTCTCCAACTCAGACAGTGTCAAGCAACATAATGAGAACATGTGGTCAACATCTCAAGTGAACGAGTCAGAAAAAGAAGATGACTTGGAATCATCTCTTGACCACAATTTTACTG ATGAAGGTGAAGATTATAGTGATCAGAGTTATGATGATGTTAGTAGTGAAGATAGTGATTCACATGAAGTAGGATCTGATAACACTGAAGAAATATCTGATACAAGTCATGTACCAGATGAACAAAGGGCTAGGATTTTGACTATGGCCGATATATTTAAAACCATGTTTCAGGGAGGTCAATCCTCATCAACTACACCTCTGCCTAAACTAAACACTACACGTAATTGA
- the LOC106293512 gene encoding protein NETWORKED 4B — protein sequence MDPYTETGSVNFDSSLWPHASKSLPELLTEICQKAQRMLKLVKDGQPESTDIFLTLYQSLGESYNHMNQELLNGFLNFGFKPSSSDKNSVSFADLSSFVSHSSPSLEFDLVSGLSYSSLKLNDEAEKKDQSAYMLADLEERNRLVGELESKLSDSSNKIMTLERELDECHELLEVSEVEVSKLNEMLSERKTEKADDGGADLLLNTLRAELRSRDVQIEQMEEYLNQVCVKDTELLSDDESGTNKSVVEELKSRVEELENQVEKQSDVISEREEEKREAIRELCFSLDHYKSRYTELVISLSGNN from the exons ATGGATCCTTACACAGAAACTGGATCAGTGAATTTTGATTCATCCTTGTGGCCACATGCTTCTAAGTCATTACCAGAACTCTTAACAG AGATATGTCAGAAAGCCCAAAGAATGCTCAAACTGGTGAAAGATGGTCAACCTGAGTCAACAGATATTTTTCTTACCTTGTATCAGTCTCTTGGTGAGTCTTACAACCATATGAACCAAGAGCTCCTCAACGGCTTCCTCAACTTTGGTTTTAAACCTTCATCTTCAGACAAAAACAGTGTCTCATTTGCGGATTTGAGTTCCTTTGTATCTCATAGCTCTCCTTCTCTGGAGTTTGATTTGGTGTCAGGACTCTCCTACTCATCTCTTAAGCTGAATGATGAGGCTGAGAAGAAGGACCAGTCTGCATATATGCTTGCTGATCTAGAAGAGAGAAACAGACTGGTGGGCGAGTTAGAGAGCAAGCTATCTGATTCAAGCAACAAAATCATGACTTTAGAACGAGAGCTCGATGAGTGCCATGAGCTTCTAGAGGTATCAGAAGTCGAGGTTTCGAAGCTGAATGAAATGTTGAGTGAACGCAAGACCGAGAAAGCCGACGATGGTGGTGCTGACTTGTTGTTAAATACCCTGAGAGCAGAGCTGAGGTCAAGAGATGTTCAGATCGAGCAAATGGAGGAGTATTTGAACCAGGTGTGTGTCAAAGACACTGAGCTTCTGTCTGATGATGAGTCCGGAACCAACAAGAGTGTCGTGGAAGAATTGAAAAGTAGAGTTGAAGAGCTGGAGAATCAAGTGGAGAAGCAGAGTGATGTGATATCAGAAAGAGAGGAAGAGAAACGGGAAGCTATAAGAGAGCTCTGTTTCTCTCTTGATCATTACAAGAGCAGATACACTGAACTTGTAATATCACTTTCAGGCAATAACTAA